The Ochotona princeps isolate mOchPri1 chromosome 1, mOchPri1.hap1, whole genome shotgun sequence genome has a segment encoding these proteins:
- the LOC101527822 gene encoding triggering receptor expressed on myeloid cells 1 — translation MHSRMRMARLQGLLWVLFISGLQAVTQNYEEEYVLEVGQNFTVSCPFNIQKYADSRKAWQKLETGQEPLTLLVTERSMGKPNKVQMGRYELEDVPYEAMLHVRLVHVQVEDSGLYRCIIYQPPREPVVLFHPVRLRVSRVPSTFHKSSTQYPTPTYMFAPITPYTSPGTVDQPSPTPVTIASTPTPVLHLKDVTHVTRISTFGIVILVACGLLSKSLVFTALLAITQRSFSP, via the exons ATGCATTCAAGGATGAGGATGGCCAGGCTCCAGGGGCTGCTATGGGTGCTCTTCATCTCAG GGCTGCAAGCTGTGACACAAAACTACGAGGAAGAGTATGTACTGGAAGTGGGGCAGAACTTCACGGTGAGCTGTCCCTTCAACATCCAGAAGTATGCTGACAGCCGGAAGGCTTGGCAGAAGCTGGAGACTGGTCAGGAGCCCTTGACCCTGCTGGTCACAGAGAGGTCTATGGGGAAGCCCAATAAAGTTCAGATGGGGAGGTATGAACTGGAAGATGTCCCTTATGAAGCCATGCTGCACGTCCGCTTGGTCCATGTTCAGGTGGAAGACTCGGGCCTGTATCGCTGCATCATCTACCAGCCCCCCAGGGAGCCCGTTGTTCTGTTCCATCCTGTGCGCCTGCGCGTGAGCCGCG TTCCCTCTACCTTCCACAAGAGTTCTACACAATACCCGACTCCAACCTACATGTTTGCTCCTATCACACCCTACACCTCACCCGGAACTGTGGACCAACCTTCACCCACGCCAGTTACCATTGCCTCCACTCCTACCCCTGTACTCCATCTTAAAGATGTGACACATGTCACCAG gATCTCTACATTTGGCATTGTCATCCTCGTGGCCTGTGGACTCCTGAGCAAGAGCCTGGTCTTCACTGCCCTGTTGGCAATCACCCAAAGGTCATTTTCACCCTAG